In Quercus robur chromosome 10, dhQueRobu3.1, whole genome shotgun sequence, a genomic segment contains:
- the LOC126702500 gene encoding probable disease resistance RPP8-like protein 2 isoform X2: MGEVVVVRVIDLLIDELDERRQLKLQLQLELLERELKLMLAVLDHIESLEGPSEDMKLWADKARDVVRFSEDMTDSFMIATAKRSRAKVLKQFALFFSDIFLGFKLRPKVKSLMLRINDLSKESKVFNITIGGGGRGGSQAQRKYLGGTKRKVPTLPYMNTSVERECAGFVVTSMIILLRCDPFFCCVCDPTISFICCCLLIVGERTIPGIQNLRKIDFMLSQKFLFYPLATREVKQLRQYIKRINNLLKHLEAVGELDKRENVWLGWVRDICLPAKDFLTSFVSKRELKIKRWAKLKAPTFLGADLELRKKMKVIRSRIQYAYGRRWIYGMAEPDEVEGLKPSRAFELESIWRDLRLMCALIEDVQGMEEKGERVKIWLEQMGDLALEVDALNTQIQEHHQNMKGDLHGELRVLSSIAEKKEQISSKFQAMSERKSTYDIGKFEGKRSQISMSVIIVEDDDNNLEEAEPGSSQQHTNTGRCMGEIEEEVESIAPESSLMNALIGTRPSTSETVERSYASDSTETPPRSSLQQHNLEEAEPGSSQQHTNTGICMGEIEEEVESIAPESSLTNALIGTGPSTSETVERSYTSDSKIRDIEQVESMERELKLIYAFLKDVEAIEEPDARLRFWEEEMRGIAQEAEAFLGPYKQNVRVEEKGFCNRLASTVKNLNADSKVVKKISKIRKKIQKFTERRIEYGIEHVEAFNSTTHKIYQKRPPSQYSEESDIIGFEDHEYEITERLLTVDEPHRCIILVVGMEGSGKTNLAKSVYDKNKIHFCTHAWVPISGKCSAVEILQDIRKEVIGSDQEPKGKRSLKEELKQMLQNFFREKRYLIVLDDIPTAGVWDDLKDTFPDESNGSRVVITTRDMDIASHSDSRIFQYKLHLRSIDESWTLFTDTLKNEVPKELEKLGKEIVMSCGGLPQTIVNKGKLLSEKAATIEEWLRVLNELKGETGPWLEISKKVSRDLPLELKGCLYYFLLFPEDFEIPTRRLITLWVAEGFLRPGRGDKSPEHFAERYLMELIDRNLVQVTEKKPNGKVRTCCLPGALRKLLSKAMEGKISKGQEKTSSKSSSSIQWNRWIVDHPNYTDASNTSYNHIHDDNIDTATLQASYEKSLSFMSFDYGEGSQPGEEIGNFLDRCISHRCFLLLRVLDLERVFRPQLPKVLSKLTLLRYLGLRWTYLESLPSSISNLLKLQTLDVKHTYISTLPPSIWKMQYLRHLYLSESYRSRFEPRPSGASLTDLQTLWGAFVDEKSPVNDGLDTLINLRKLGVACRCMSNQKDVMSLKLQAVANWIQKLEHLQSLRLKSHDENNQPWDLHIKPLSGHTNLSSVYFLGRLETPSIISEFPENLIELTLSASALIEDPMQKLGKLPKLRILGLFSKSYVGKNMCCPQNSFPQLRVLKLWKLEELEDWIVEEGALSRLRDLEIRSCASLHKLPDGLQHVKTLQEVKISSMPMEFTERTKDSNSEDWFKIEHVRYVRTEP, from the exons ATGGGGGAGGTTGTTGTTGTGAGAGTTATTGACCTGCTTATTGATGAATTAGATGAAAGACGCCAACTTAAACTCCAGCTCCAGCTGGAATTGCTGGAAAGGGAATTGAAGCTCATGCTTGCTGTGTTAGACCATATAGAATCCTTGGAAGGACCAAGCGAAGATATGAAACTTTGGGCAGACAAGGCAAGGGATGTTGTTCGCTTCTCTGAGGATATGACCGACTCTTTCATGATTGCAACAGCAAAGAGGAGCAGGGCAAAAGTGCTGAAGCAGTTTGCCTTGTTTTTCAGTGATATATTTCTTGGTTTCAAGTTACGTCCCAAGGTAAAGAGCCTCATGCTTCGTATCAATGATCTCTCTAAAGAAAGTAAAGTCTTTAATATCACAATCGGTGGTGGGGGAAGAGGAGGATCTCAAGCACAACGTAAGTATCTGGGAGGAACAAAACGTAAAGTCCCTACTCTGCCTTACATGAACACATCAGTTGAGAGGGAATGTGCAGGATTCGTGGTGACTTCAATGATTATTCTATTACGATGTGATccatttttttgttgtgtttgtgatCCAACTATATCGTTTATTTGTTGCTGTTTATTAATTGTGGGAGAGCGCACGATACCTGGTATACAAAATCTGCGTAAG ATTGATTTCATGCTAAGTCAAAAGTTTCTTTTCTACCCATTAGCCACCAGGGAGGTTAAGCAACTAAGGCAGTACATCAAACGCATAAATAATCTTCTGAAACATTTGGAAGCTGTTGGAGAGCTAGATAAAAGGGAGaatgtttggttggggtgggTGAGGGATATTTGCCTTCCTGCAAAGGATTTCCTCACTTCCTTCGTAAGCAAAAGAGAGCTGAAAATAAAGAGGTGGGCAAAACTCAAAGCTCCTACGTTTCTTGGTGCAGATTTAGAGCttaggaagaagatgaaggtgatcaGGAGCAGGATCCAATATGCATATGGCAGAAGGTGGATATATGGAATGGCAGAACCTGATGAGGTAGAAGGGCTGAAGCCATCAAGGGCTTTTGAACTTGAGTCAATCTGGAGAGATTTGAGGCTAATGTGTGCCTTAATTGAAGATGTCCAGGGCATGGAAGAAAAAGGTGAGAGAGTGAAGATTTGGTTGGAGCAAATGGGAGACCTTGCTCTTGAGGTAGATGCTCTCAATACACAAATTCaagaacatcatcaaaatatgaAGGGAGATTTACATGGGGAGTTAAGGGTTCTGTCCTCTATAGCAGAGAAGAAAGAACAAATTAGCAGTAAGTTTCAAGCTATGTCTGAAAGAAAGAGTACTTACGACATTGggaaatttgaaggaaaaaggAGTCAGATTTCTATGTCCGTTATTATTGTTGAAGATGATGATAACAACTTGGAGGAAGCTGAACCAGGATCCTCACAGCAGCACACAAATACTGGAAGATGTATGGGGGAGATTGAAGAGGAAGTTGAATCAATCGCACCTGAATCAAGCCTAATGAATGCTTTGATTGGTACCCGACCATCTACATCTGAAACTGTTGAAAGATCTTATGCCAGCGATTCCACTGAAACTCCACCAAGATCTTCGCTTCAGCAGCACAACTTGGAGGAAGCTGAACCAGGATCCTCACAGCAGCACACAAATACAGGAATATGTATGGGGGAGATTGAAGAGGAAGTTGAATCAATCGCACCTGAATCAAGCCTAACGAATGCTTTGATTGGTACCGGACCATCTACATCTGAAACTGTTGAAAGATCTTATACCAGCGATTCTAAGATAAGAGACATAGAGCAAGTTGAATCAATGGAAAGAGAACTGAAACTGATTTACGCTTTTCTCAAAGATGTTGAAGCAATTGAAGAACCAGATGCAAGACTCAGGTTCTGGGAGGAGGAAATGAGAGGTATTGCTCAGGAAGCAGAGGCTTTCCTTGGCCCCTATAAGCAGAACGTAAGAGTGGAAGAGAAGGGCTTCTGCAATAGGCTTGCATCAACAGTCAAAAATCTGAATGCTGATTCCAAGGTTGTGAAGAAGATCTCTAAGATcaggaaaaaaattcaaaaatttacaGAGAGACGGATAGAATATGGCATTGAACATGTTGAAGCATTTAACTCTACGACTCATAAAATATATCAGAAAAGGCCTCCATCTCAATATTCTGAAGAATCTGATATCATTGGCTTTGAGGACCATGAATATGAAATAACGGAAAGATTGCTCACAGTTGATGAACCACATCGCTGCATCATTTTGGTTGTGGGAATGGAAGGCTCTGGTAAGACAAACCTCGCAAAATCAGTCTATGACAAGAATAAAATCCACTTTTGTACCCATGCTTGGGTTCCTATATCTGGAAAGTGTAGTGCAGTAGAGATTCTGCAAGACATAAGGAAAGAAGTAATTGGATCTGATCAAGAACCAAAAGGGAAGCGGTCCCTTAAAGAAGAATTAAAGCAAATGCTTCAGAATTTCTTTAGGGAAAAGCGGTACCTCATAGTTCTGGATGATATCCCCACGGCCGGAGTCTGGGATGATCTCAAAGACACATTTCCAGATGAATCAAATGGGAGTAGAGTAGTGATCACTACTCGTGACATGGATATAGCTTCACATTCTGACTCAAGAATCTTTCAGTACAAACTGCACTTGCGAAGTATTGATGAGAGTTGGACATTATTTACCGATACTTTGAAGAATGAAGTCCCCAAAGAACTGGAAAAGCTCGGAAAAGAAATCGTGATGAGTTGTGGTGGTTTGCCACAGACAATCGTAAACAAGGGAAAACTACTGTCGGAGAAAGCTGCAACAATTGAGGAGTGGTTAAGGGTGCTAAACGAACTCAAAGGAGAAACAGGACCTTGGTTAGAAATCTCAAAAAAGGTCAGCAGGGACTTGCCTCTAGAATTGAAAGGATGTCTATATTATTTCCTATTATTCCCTGAAGACTTTGAGATCCCTACAAGAAGATTAATCACACTGTGGGTTGCTGAGGGGTTTTTGAGACCAGGCAGGGGTGACAAATCTCCTGaacattttgctgagaggtatcTGATGGAGCTGATAGATAGGAACCTGGTTcaagtaacagagaagaagccAAATGGTAAAGTCAGAACTTGTTGTCTTCCTGGTGCATTGAGGAAACTCTTGTCAAAAGCTATGGAAGGCAAAATTTCCAAAGGACAAGAGAAGACATCTTCGAAATCATCTTCAAGCATTCAGTGGAACCGTTGGATTGTTGATCATCCCAATTACACAGACGCCAGTAACACCAGCTATAATCATATTCATGATGACAACATTGACACTGCTACTCTGCAAGCCTCTTACGAGAAATCGCTATCTTTTATGTCTTTCGATTATGGAGAAGGAAGCCAACCTGGGGAAGAGATAGGAAATTTTCTTGATCGGTGCATTTCCCACAGGTGCTTCCTATTGCTGAGGGTGCTTGATCTTGAACGTGTTTTCAGACCTCAATTGCCAAAGGTACTGAGTAAGCTGACTTTATTAAGGTACCTTGGCTTGAGATGGACTTACCTAGAGTCACTTCCATCATCCATAAGCAACTTGCTGAAACTCCAAACACTAGATGTGAAGCACACTTACATCAGTACTCTCCCTCCTTCTATTTGGAAGATGCAATATCTAAGGCACTTGTATTTGAGTGAGAGTTATCGCAGTAGATTTGAGCCGCGACCAAGTGGTGCCTCTTTGACAGACCTTCAAACTTTATGGGGTGCGTTTGTGGATGAGAAAAGTCCTGTGAATGATGGGTTGGACACGTTGATCAATCTTAGAAAATTGGGTGTAGCATGCCGGTGTATGTCAAATCAAAAGGATGTAATGTCATTGAAACTTCAAGCAGTGGCTAACTGGATTCAAAAACTAGAACATCTTCAGTCTTTAAGGCTGAAATCCCATGATGAAAACAATCAACCTTGGGATCTACACATAAAGCCTTTGTCAGGCCACACAAATCTCTCCAGTGTATATTTTCTTGGAAGGTTAGAAACTCCATCTATCATCTCTGAATTTCCAGAGAACCTCATTGAGCTTACCTTGTCAGCATCAGCACTAATTGAGGATCCAATGCAGAAGTTAGGTAAGCTTCCAAAACTGAGGATTCTTGGGTTGTTCTCTAAATCTTATGTAGGGAAGAATATGTGCTGCCCTCAAAACAGCTTTCCTCAGCTTCGAGTTCTTAAACTATGGAAGCTAGAGGAGCTGGAGGACTGGATTGTGGAGGAAGGCGCACTGTCTCGTCTCAGAGATTTAGAGATCAGATCATGTGCAAGTCTGCATAAGCTTCCGGATGGATTGCAGCATGTTAAGACTCTCCAAGAAGTGAAAATTTCAAGCATGCCAATGGAGTTCACAGAACGGACTAAGGACAGTAACAGTGAGGATTGGTTCAAAATAGAACATGTGCGCTATGTGAGAACTGAACCCTGA
- the LOC126702500 gene encoding probable disease resistance RPP8-like protein 2 isoform X1 gives MGEVVVVRVIDLLIDELDERRQLKLQLQLELLERELKLMLAVLDHIESLEGPSEDMKLWADKARDVVRFSEDMTDSFMIATAKRSRAKVLKQFALFFSDIFLGFKLRPKVKSLMLRINDLSKESKVFNITIGGGGRGGSQAQRKYLGGTKRKVPTLPYMNTSVERECAGFVVTSMIILLRCDPFFCCVCDPTISFICCCLLIVGERTIPGIQNLRKVRKQIINVRKECEVTTMSSTEENVISETNTIISSFLEQIDFMLSQKFLFYPLATREVKQLRQYIKRINNLLKHLEAVGELDKRENVWLGWVRDICLPAKDFLTSFVSKRELKIKRWAKLKAPTFLGADLELRKKMKVIRSRIQYAYGRRWIYGMAEPDEVEGLKPSRAFELESIWRDLRLMCALIEDVQGMEEKGERVKIWLEQMGDLALEVDALNTQIQEHHQNMKGDLHGELRVLSSIAEKKEQISSKFQAMSERKSTYDIGKFEGKRSQISMSVIIVEDDDNNLEEAEPGSSQQHTNTGRCMGEIEEEVESIAPESSLMNALIGTRPSTSETVERSYASDSTETPPRSSLQQHNLEEAEPGSSQQHTNTGICMGEIEEEVESIAPESSLTNALIGTGPSTSETVERSYTSDSKIRDIEQVESMERELKLIYAFLKDVEAIEEPDARLRFWEEEMRGIAQEAEAFLGPYKQNVRVEEKGFCNRLASTVKNLNADSKVVKKISKIRKKIQKFTERRIEYGIEHVEAFNSTTHKIYQKRPPSQYSEESDIIGFEDHEYEITERLLTVDEPHRCIILVVGMEGSGKTNLAKSVYDKNKIHFCTHAWVPISGKCSAVEILQDIRKEVIGSDQEPKGKRSLKEELKQMLQNFFREKRYLIVLDDIPTAGVWDDLKDTFPDESNGSRVVITTRDMDIASHSDSRIFQYKLHLRSIDESWTLFTDTLKNEVPKELEKLGKEIVMSCGGLPQTIVNKGKLLSEKAATIEEWLRVLNELKGETGPWLEISKKVSRDLPLELKGCLYYFLLFPEDFEIPTRRLITLWVAEGFLRPGRGDKSPEHFAERYLMELIDRNLVQVTEKKPNGKVRTCCLPGALRKLLSKAMEGKISKGQEKTSSKSSSSIQWNRWIVDHPNYTDASNTSYNHIHDDNIDTATLQASYEKSLSFMSFDYGEGSQPGEEIGNFLDRCISHRCFLLLRVLDLERVFRPQLPKVLSKLTLLRYLGLRWTYLESLPSSISNLLKLQTLDVKHTYISTLPPSIWKMQYLRHLYLSESYRSRFEPRPSGASLTDLQTLWGAFVDEKSPVNDGLDTLINLRKLGVACRCMSNQKDVMSLKLQAVANWIQKLEHLQSLRLKSHDENNQPWDLHIKPLSGHTNLSSVYFLGRLETPSIISEFPENLIELTLSASALIEDPMQKLGKLPKLRILGLFSKSYVGKNMCCPQNSFPQLRVLKLWKLEELEDWIVEEGALSRLRDLEIRSCASLHKLPDGLQHVKTLQEVKISSMPMEFTERTKDSNSEDWFKIEHVRYVRTEP, from the coding sequence ATGGGGGAGGTTGTTGTTGTGAGAGTTATTGACCTGCTTATTGATGAATTAGATGAAAGACGCCAACTTAAACTCCAGCTCCAGCTGGAATTGCTGGAAAGGGAATTGAAGCTCATGCTTGCTGTGTTAGACCATATAGAATCCTTGGAAGGACCAAGCGAAGATATGAAACTTTGGGCAGACAAGGCAAGGGATGTTGTTCGCTTCTCTGAGGATATGACCGACTCTTTCATGATTGCAACAGCAAAGAGGAGCAGGGCAAAAGTGCTGAAGCAGTTTGCCTTGTTTTTCAGTGATATATTTCTTGGTTTCAAGTTACGTCCCAAGGTAAAGAGCCTCATGCTTCGTATCAATGATCTCTCTAAAGAAAGTAAAGTCTTTAATATCACAATCGGTGGTGGGGGAAGAGGAGGATCTCAAGCACAACGTAAGTATCTGGGAGGAACAAAACGTAAAGTCCCTACTCTGCCTTACATGAACACATCAGTTGAGAGGGAATGTGCAGGATTCGTGGTGACTTCAATGATTATTCTATTACGATGTGATccatttttttgttgtgtttgtgatCCAACTATATCGTTTATTTGTTGCTGTTTATTAATTGTGGGAGAGCGCACGATACCTGGTATACAAAATCTGCGTAAGGTacgtaaacaaatcatcaatgtCAGAAAAGAATGTGAAGTGACTACAATGTCATCAACAGAGGAGAACGTGATATCAGAGACTAACACCatcatttcttctttcttagAGCAGATTGATTTCATGCTAAGTCAAAAGTTTCTTTTCTACCCATTAGCCACCAGGGAGGTTAAGCAACTAAGGCAGTACATCAAACGCATAAATAATCTTCTGAAACATTTGGAAGCTGTTGGAGAGCTAGATAAAAGGGAGaatgtttggttggggtgggTGAGGGATATTTGCCTTCCTGCAAAGGATTTCCTCACTTCCTTCGTAAGCAAAAGAGAGCTGAAAATAAAGAGGTGGGCAAAACTCAAAGCTCCTACGTTTCTTGGTGCAGATTTAGAGCttaggaagaagatgaaggtgatcaGGAGCAGGATCCAATATGCATATGGCAGAAGGTGGATATATGGAATGGCAGAACCTGATGAGGTAGAAGGGCTGAAGCCATCAAGGGCTTTTGAACTTGAGTCAATCTGGAGAGATTTGAGGCTAATGTGTGCCTTAATTGAAGATGTCCAGGGCATGGAAGAAAAAGGTGAGAGAGTGAAGATTTGGTTGGAGCAAATGGGAGACCTTGCTCTTGAGGTAGATGCTCTCAATACACAAATTCaagaacatcatcaaaatatgaAGGGAGATTTACATGGGGAGTTAAGGGTTCTGTCCTCTATAGCAGAGAAGAAAGAACAAATTAGCAGTAAGTTTCAAGCTATGTCTGAAAGAAAGAGTACTTACGACATTGggaaatttgaaggaaaaaggAGTCAGATTTCTATGTCCGTTATTATTGTTGAAGATGATGATAACAACTTGGAGGAAGCTGAACCAGGATCCTCACAGCAGCACACAAATACTGGAAGATGTATGGGGGAGATTGAAGAGGAAGTTGAATCAATCGCACCTGAATCAAGCCTAATGAATGCTTTGATTGGTACCCGACCATCTACATCTGAAACTGTTGAAAGATCTTATGCCAGCGATTCCACTGAAACTCCACCAAGATCTTCGCTTCAGCAGCACAACTTGGAGGAAGCTGAACCAGGATCCTCACAGCAGCACACAAATACAGGAATATGTATGGGGGAGATTGAAGAGGAAGTTGAATCAATCGCACCTGAATCAAGCCTAACGAATGCTTTGATTGGTACCGGACCATCTACATCTGAAACTGTTGAAAGATCTTATACCAGCGATTCTAAGATAAGAGACATAGAGCAAGTTGAATCAATGGAAAGAGAACTGAAACTGATTTACGCTTTTCTCAAAGATGTTGAAGCAATTGAAGAACCAGATGCAAGACTCAGGTTCTGGGAGGAGGAAATGAGAGGTATTGCTCAGGAAGCAGAGGCTTTCCTTGGCCCCTATAAGCAGAACGTAAGAGTGGAAGAGAAGGGCTTCTGCAATAGGCTTGCATCAACAGTCAAAAATCTGAATGCTGATTCCAAGGTTGTGAAGAAGATCTCTAAGATcaggaaaaaaattcaaaaatttacaGAGAGACGGATAGAATATGGCATTGAACATGTTGAAGCATTTAACTCTACGACTCATAAAATATATCAGAAAAGGCCTCCATCTCAATATTCTGAAGAATCTGATATCATTGGCTTTGAGGACCATGAATATGAAATAACGGAAAGATTGCTCACAGTTGATGAACCACATCGCTGCATCATTTTGGTTGTGGGAATGGAAGGCTCTGGTAAGACAAACCTCGCAAAATCAGTCTATGACAAGAATAAAATCCACTTTTGTACCCATGCTTGGGTTCCTATATCTGGAAAGTGTAGTGCAGTAGAGATTCTGCAAGACATAAGGAAAGAAGTAATTGGATCTGATCAAGAACCAAAAGGGAAGCGGTCCCTTAAAGAAGAATTAAAGCAAATGCTTCAGAATTTCTTTAGGGAAAAGCGGTACCTCATAGTTCTGGATGATATCCCCACGGCCGGAGTCTGGGATGATCTCAAAGACACATTTCCAGATGAATCAAATGGGAGTAGAGTAGTGATCACTACTCGTGACATGGATATAGCTTCACATTCTGACTCAAGAATCTTTCAGTACAAACTGCACTTGCGAAGTATTGATGAGAGTTGGACATTATTTACCGATACTTTGAAGAATGAAGTCCCCAAAGAACTGGAAAAGCTCGGAAAAGAAATCGTGATGAGTTGTGGTGGTTTGCCACAGACAATCGTAAACAAGGGAAAACTACTGTCGGAGAAAGCTGCAACAATTGAGGAGTGGTTAAGGGTGCTAAACGAACTCAAAGGAGAAACAGGACCTTGGTTAGAAATCTCAAAAAAGGTCAGCAGGGACTTGCCTCTAGAATTGAAAGGATGTCTATATTATTTCCTATTATTCCCTGAAGACTTTGAGATCCCTACAAGAAGATTAATCACACTGTGGGTTGCTGAGGGGTTTTTGAGACCAGGCAGGGGTGACAAATCTCCTGaacattttgctgagaggtatcTGATGGAGCTGATAGATAGGAACCTGGTTcaagtaacagagaagaagccAAATGGTAAAGTCAGAACTTGTTGTCTTCCTGGTGCATTGAGGAAACTCTTGTCAAAAGCTATGGAAGGCAAAATTTCCAAAGGACAAGAGAAGACATCTTCGAAATCATCTTCAAGCATTCAGTGGAACCGTTGGATTGTTGATCATCCCAATTACACAGACGCCAGTAACACCAGCTATAATCATATTCATGATGACAACATTGACACTGCTACTCTGCAAGCCTCTTACGAGAAATCGCTATCTTTTATGTCTTTCGATTATGGAGAAGGAAGCCAACCTGGGGAAGAGATAGGAAATTTTCTTGATCGGTGCATTTCCCACAGGTGCTTCCTATTGCTGAGGGTGCTTGATCTTGAACGTGTTTTCAGACCTCAATTGCCAAAGGTACTGAGTAAGCTGACTTTATTAAGGTACCTTGGCTTGAGATGGACTTACCTAGAGTCACTTCCATCATCCATAAGCAACTTGCTGAAACTCCAAACACTAGATGTGAAGCACACTTACATCAGTACTCTCCCTCCTTCTATTTGGAAGATGCAATATCTAAGGCACTTGTATTTGAGTGAGAGTTATCGCAGTAGATTTGAGCCGCGACCAAGTGGTGCCTCTTTGACAGACCTTCAAACTTTATGGGGTGCGTTTGTGGATGAGAAAAGTCCTGTGAATGATGGGTTGGACACGTTGATCAATCTTAGAAAATTGGGTGTAGCATGCCGGTGTATGTCAAATCAAAAGGATGTAATGTCATTGAAACTTCAAGCAGTGGCTAACTGGATTCAAAAACTAGAACATCTTCAGTCTTTAAGGCTGAAATCCCATGATGAAAACAATCAACCTTGGGATCTACACATAAAGCCTTTGTCAGGCCACACAAATCTCTCCAGTGTATATTTTCTTGGAAGGTTAGAAACTCCATCTATCATCTCTGAATTTCCAGAGAACCTCATTGAGCTTACCTTGTCAGCATCAGCACTAATTGAGGATCCAATGCAGAAGTTAGGTAAGCTTCCAAAACTGAGGATTCTTGGGTTGTTCTCTAAATCTTATGTAGGGAAGAATATGTGCTGCCCTCAAAACAGCTTTCCTCAGCTTCGAGTTCTTAAACTATGGAAGCTAGAGGAGCTGGAGGACTGGATTGTGGAGGAAGGCGCACTGTCTCGTCTCAGAGATTTAGAGATCAGATCATGTGCAAGTCTGCATAAGCTTCCGGATGGATTGCAGCATGTTAAGACTCTCCAAGAAGTGAAAATTTCAAGCATGCCAATGGAGTTCACAGAACGGACTAAGGACAGTAACAGTGAGGATTGGTTCAAAATAGAACATGTGCGCTATGTGAGAACTGAACCCTGA
- the LOC126702298 gene encoding uncharacterized protein LOC126702298, translating into MLIAVLGTFIFKKRKLIEVFPKSVRTIWNGCELRVLVLFSLFLQMVLILLGKRRKYIAKNWIRIVLWVAYLSADWIATVSLGVLSQAEGDSKDQSFDPNYIIMSCWAPFLLLHLGGPDTITAYSLEDNELWPRRLLELVVQSAVAFYVFLRSWTGTPINALAIPMFIAGIIKFGERIWVLRSASSDVFRDSMLPRPDPGPNYAKFMDGYSSKKAEGFKISVGTFEAPTVVRRNNFPDALHEASYFFKTFKRLFADLILSFQDRENSQSFFQHAEMTCEKAFEVIEIELGFMYDLLYTKANLIHSRLGSVCRYVSLSYTFAAFVVFLMIDQSPYSTIDKGITLLLLIGAIVLEIYAVIVLLSSDWTTLWLSKHENPFVDLVSKFNLRLQSCFGLCFLLPLNKRWSNSVAQYNLMSHCIKRKSTKGSGIKDFINKMLEQHWYKNLEPVPMDLKEKIFEQLKKASSMSDIRVSKQLFACSDDGDHEKKKCFVNLAQSMEVVDFDQSILLWHIATDLCYYIDQDNDSETVKKLIRMSKLLSNYLVHLLVKCPYMLPSGIGQIRFQDTCAEAMEVIEEREYISDENKACEVLFKENTEIPPSQIKGDRSKSVLFDACILAQSLQFLERQNNWDTKQKWETISNVWVELLSCAASQCRWNYHARQLRQGGELLTHVWLLMAHLGITEHFQISQGHLRAKLLLS; encoded by the exons ATGCTAATCGCTG TTCTTGGCACTTTTATCTTCAAAAAGAGGAAGTTGATAGAGGTCTTCCCTAAAAGTGTTAGGACAATTTGGAATGGATGTGAGCTCCGTGTATTGGTTTTATTCAGTCTCTTCTTACAAATGGTTCTCATCCTTTTGGGCAAGCGGAGGAAGTACATTGCCAAAAATTGGATAAGAATAGTCCTTTGGGTTGCATATTTGTCTGCAGATTGGATTGCAACAGTTTCACTTGGCGTCCTCTCCCAAGCTGAAGGTGATAGCAAGGATCAGTCATTTGATCCCAACTATATCATAATGTCATGTTGGGCACCATTTCTTCTCTTGCATCTAGGTGGTCCAGACACCATTACAGCCTATTCATTGGAAGACAATGAATTATGGCCAAGGCGCTTGCTTGAGCTAGTAGTCCAGTCTGCAGTGGCATTTTATGTGTTTCTAAGGTCTTGGACAGGCACCCCAATTAATGCTCTGGCAATTCCAATGTTCATAGCTGGAATAATTAAATTTGGGGAGAGGATATGGGTTCTACGTTCTGCAAGCAGTGATGTCTTCAGAGATTCCATGCTCCCTCGACCTGACCCAGGACCTAACTACGCAAAATTCATGGATGGCTACAGTTCCAAGAAAGCTGAGGGATTCAAGATTTCAGTAGGAACATTTGAAGCTCCTACAGTTGTTAGACGCAACAATTTTCCAGATGCATTGCATGAGGcttcttatttcttcaaaactttcaAGCGTTTATTTGCAGATCTCATCCTAAGCTTCCAGGATCGTGAAAATAGCCAGTCTTTCTTCCAACACGCAGAAATGACTTGCGAGAAAGCTTTTGAAGTGATAGAGATTGAGCTTGGGTTCATGTACGATTTACTTTATACAAAGGCTAATTTGATCCATTCTCGCCTGGGTAGTGTTTGTCGTTATGTTAGTTTATCATATACTTTTGCTGCATTTGTAGTCTTCTTGATGATTGATCAGAGTCCTTACTCAACTATTGACAAGgggatcactcttttgttgcTGATCGGAGCTATTGTTCTAGAAATATATGCGGTAATTGTACTACTTTCTTCAGATTGGACAACGCTTTGGCTGAGTAAGCACGAAAACCCATTTGTGGATCTCGTCTCTAAATTTAACTTGCGTTTACAATCATGTTTTGGATTATGTTTTCTGTTACCTCTGAATAAGAGATGGTCAAATTCTGTAGCGCAATACAATCTCATGAGTCACTGCATCAAACGTAAGTCAACTAAAGGGAGTGGAATAAAggatttcattaataaaatgttaGAGCAACATTGGTACAAGAATTTGGAGCCTGTCCCTATggatttgaaagaaaagatCTTTGAACAGCTCAAGAAAGCAAGCAGCATGTCAGATATCAGGGTTTCTAAGCAATTATTTGCTTGTAGTGATGATGGCGATcatgagaaaaagaaatgttttGTTAATCTTGCTCAGAGCATGGAGGTAGTAGACTTTGATCAAAGCATTCTTCTCTGGCACATTGCAACAGATCTCTGCTATTATATTGATCAGGACAATGATTCGGAAactgtaaaaaaattaatacgtATGAGTAAATTGCTATCGAATTATTTGGTACACCTTCTAGTAAAGTGCCCTTACATGCTGCCCAGTGGGATTGGTCAAATCAGATTTCAGGACACTTGTGCTGAGGCTATGGAGGTTATAGAAGAAAGAGAATATATATCAGACGAAAACAAAGCTTGTGAAGTGTTATTTAAAGAGAACACGGAAATTCCACCATCTCAAATAAAAGGTGACAGAAGCAAGTCGGTGCTATTTGATGCATGCATACTTGCACAATCTTTGCAATTCCTGGAGAGACAGAATAATTGGGACACTAAACAAAAGTGGGAGACCATAAGCAATGTATGGGTGGAGTTGCTATCTTGTGCTGCAAGTCAGTGTAGATGGAATTATCATGCCAGGCAGCTCAGACAAGGCGGGGAGCTACTCACTCATGTTTGGCTTCTGATGGCCCATCTGGGTATAACTGAACATTTCCAGATTTCACAAGGCCATTTGAGGGCTAAGTTGCTTCTGAGTTAG